One Oreochromis niloticus isolate F11D_XX unplaced genomic scaffold, O_niloticus_UMD_NMBU tig00007895_pilon, whole genome shotgun sequence DNA segment encodes these proteins:
- the LOC109198237 gene encoding cystatin-B-like, with protein MDAIKCGGFSKVKDADEEIQTICDEVKCQVEEKRNEAYAVFKAVQYKSQVVQGINYDIKVHVGGSSYLHLRVWKKLPCYGGEAVVTGVEDHHDKDPIQPF; from the exons ATGGATGCCATAAAATGTGGAGGATTCTCGAAGGTGAAAGACGCTGATGAGGAAATTCAGACAATCTGTGATGAG GTTAAGTGTCAagtagaggaaaaaagaaatgaagcatATGCCGTGTTCAAAGCTGTTCAGTACAAGAGTCAAGTGGTGCAAGGAATCAACTATGACATCAAG GTTCATGTGGGAGGATCCAGCTACCTTCATCTGCGGGTCTGGAAGAAGCTTCCATGTTATGGAGGAGAAGCCGTAGTTACTGGTGTGGAAGACCATCATGACAAAGATCCCATCCAACCTTTTTAA